The proteins below are encoded in one region of Coffea arabica cultivar ET-39 chromosome 4c, Coffea Arabica ET-39 HiFi, whole genome shotgun sequence:
- the LOC113740174 gene encoding quinolinate synthase, chloroplastic-like, with product METASLAMRASCSSFFSKSLSPFNTNHRTLQPCFSFYKPPIRCLDILNSDPNSQPLFKSTSEDPSGKIPSFSCSAVTSFTSHQPNISSNTREKLQLLVSEFQALKEPVDRVKRLLNYASCCPSMEASLKIAANRVPGCTAQVWLYVMMDDDQRMRFLADSDSEITKGFCSCLISVLDGATAEEVLELKTEDLGALSVVGLNGIGGLSSTASRVNTWHNVLVSMQKRTKALVAERQGRPRGEPFPSLIVNADGIEAKGSYAQAQARFLSADPLKVQELANLLKEKKIGVVAHFYMDPEVQGVLTAAQKLWPHIHISDSLVMADSAVKMAKAGCKFITVLGVDFMSENVRAILDQAGFTEVGVYRMSNEQIGCSLADAAASPAYMDYLSGASVSSPPLHVVYINTSLETKAYSHEIVPTITCTSSNVVQTILQAFAEVPNLSVWYGPDSYMGANIAELFRQMAVMTDEEIAEIHPKHSRSSIKSLLPRLHYFQDGTCIVHHLFGHEVVEKINEMYCDAFLTAHLEVPGEMFSLAMEAKRRGMGVVGSTKNILDFIKQKLQEALNRNVDDHLQFVLGTESGMVTSIVAAVRQLLGSANSSSDRGKVSVEIVFPVSSESVTRTAPSSSVGLNLGDSRELMGVSVIPGVASGEGCSLHGGCASCPYMKMNSLDSLLKVCQNLPNNKSKLSAYEAGRFSMKTPNGKLIADVGCEPILHMRHFQATKRLPEKLIHQILHHSDKSTSY from the exons ATGGAAACAGCAAGCCTAGCTATGAGGGCATCCTGTTCaagttttttctcaaaatcgctCAGCCCTTTTAATACCAATCATAGAACTCTGCagccttgtttttctttttacaaaCCACCAATCAGATGCTTAGATATTTTAAATTCCGACCCCAATTCACAACCCCTTTTCAAATCCACCTCAGAAGACCCTTCTGGAAAAATCCCATCTTTTTCTTGCTCTGCTGTCACCTCTTTCACTTCTCATCAACCCAATATTTCGTCCAATACAAGGGAAAAACTGCAGCTCTTAGTTTCTGAGTTTCAGGCCCTTAAGGAGCCTGTTGATCGCGTTAAGCGTCTTTTGAACTATGCTTCTTGTTGTCCATCGATGGAAGCATCCCTGAAAATAGCCGCAAATAGGGTTCCAGGCTGCACAGCTCAGGTTTGGTTGTATGTGATGATGGATGATGATCAGAGAATGAGGTTTTTAGCTGATAGTGACTCGGAGATTACTAAAGGGTTCTGTTCTTGTTTGATTTCGGTTCTCGATGGGGCTACGGCTGAGGAGGTATTGGAGTTGAAAACTGAAGATTTGGGTGCTTTGAGTGTTGTGGGATTGAATGGAATAGGCGGTTTAAGTTCTACTGCTTCTAGAGTTAATACTTGGCACAATGTGTTGGTTAGTATGCAGAAAAGGACCAAGGCTTTGGTGGCTGAGCGCCAAGGTAGGCCGCGTGGCGAGCCGTTCCCATCTCTTATTGTGAATGCTGACGGCATAGAAGCTAAAGGGAGCTATGCTCAAGCTCAG GCTAGGTTTTTGTCCGCTGATCCATTAAAAGTTCAAGAACTTGCCAATTTGCTTAAGGAGAAGAAAATTGGTGTTGTAGCACATTTTTACATGGACCCTGAGGTCCAAGGTGTTTTAACTGCTGCCCAGAAGCTGTGGCCTCACATCCATATATCTGATTCCTTGGTTATGGCAGATTCAGCTGTCAAGATGGCAAAAGCTGGATGCAAATTCATAACTGTTCTAGGTGTAGATTTTATGTCAGAGAATGTACGTGCAATCCTCGATCAGGCAGGATTTACAGAG GTTGGAGTGTACAGGATGTCTAATGAACAGATTGGTTGTTCTTTGGCTGATGCTGCTGCCAGTCCAGCATATATGGATTATCTTTCTGGGGCTTCTGTTTCTTCTCCACCGCTGCATGTAGTTTATATAAACACTTCTCTGGAGACAAAAGCATATTCTCATGAAATTGTGCCTACAATAACTTGCACTTCTTCGAACGTTGTACAAACAATTTTACAG GCATTTGCTGAAGTGCCTAACTTGAGTGTATGGTATGGGCCTGATTCCTACATGGGTGCAAACATCGCGGAACTGTTCCGCCAAATGGCTGTGATGACTGATGAAGAAATTGCTGAGATACATCCAAAACATAGTAGAAGCTCAATCAAGTCTTTGCTGCCTCGCCTGCACTATTTTCAG GATGGAACGTGCATCGTTCATCACCTTTTTGGTCATGAAGTTGTTGAGAAgataaatgaaatgtattgTGATGCATTTTTAACTGCCCACCTTGAAGTTCCTGGTGAAATGTTTTCTTTGGCGATGGAAGCAAAGAGACGGGGAATGGGAGTAGTTGGTTCCACCAAAAACATACTAGATTTTATCAAACAGAAACTGCAAGAGGCTCTGAACAGAAATGTTGATGACCATCTTCAATTTGTATTGGGGACTGAATCTGGTATGGTGACTTCAATTGTGGCAGCAGTGCGCCAATTATTAGGTTCTGCCAACTCATCTTCTGACAGAGGAAAAGTTAGTGTTGAGATTGTCTTTCCTGTCTCATCAGAGTCGGTGACAAGAACAGCTCCAAGTTCATCTGTGGGTCTAAATTTGGGTGATTCAAGGGAATTAATGGGAGTTTCAGTTATACCCGGTGTTGCAAGTGGAGAGGGATGCTCCCTCCATGGTGGCTGTGCCTCCTGTCCATATATGAAG ATGAATTCACTTGACTCGCTACTAAAAGTTTGCCAGAATCTGCCCAACAATAAAAGTAAACTGTCAGCCTATGAGGCAGGAAGATTCAGTATGAAAACTCCTAATGGAAAACTGATCGCAGATGTTGGTTGTGAACCAATTCTCCACATGAGACACTTCCAG GCAACAAAAAGACTTCCAGAGAAACTAATTCATCAAATCCTTCATCATTCCGACAAAAGTACGAGTTACTGA